A genomic region of Peptoniphilus sp. ING2-D1G contains the following coding sequences:
- a CDS encoding S-layer homology domain protein (High confidence in function and specificity), with protein MFKKSLNKVLGISLCAVVLMTGPVFAKEFKDVTKNGPYGWAYSYIDEMSDKGVIEGYPNGNYEPDRAVSFEEVLQLLKGVMNAPKDELDRAVAKYGSDLTYYGVAGWARDAAAIAIERNVITIETIKEAKSKGFIDQDNIVYPDRNTIAVYYARALNLSANGDESYLRHDDKDRIPSGTRGYLASLVKEGIFAATGSDGKFEGTRHIRRSEMAKITKLSYDYARTANLSQETKTITGKVILSTNLNNLDTIIIESGTSRYQFRVNYSTEYKMNNQTAKFSDIKPDQEVKITYVTTSDKMSEGVAKKVEITNNISDLIGYVAGKSYNTIKINYATDSKNIDFSKDQKISTNQTKDFEFTNDAKIYKLGRSIYANDIQIDDLIEFKTDSLGKIKEAVLYPRNGRVSGTVVSVTTSTNNNVRESIKLRLDDGKDYVFYGNYPTYNSWGYNTLFNNLRYGDRVNFNTNYKLVTNSSNTENTITGQIIDSYSYAVKRYDGTTGELRLRENNYSNYKTYYFTDRTNYRLANNLMLNNPSIENLRGVTVTLVLDGDRIVEIRDIGNQKNFDAIAQIINVETNNPFGSFVSRTYRIKIINDNNQSGGVKDGDTFYFSTERAFNKYDIIRITGLRENDDLKDVSIKLIDDRRFSEYFGKYYYNFY; from the coding sequence ATGTTTAAAAAGAGTTTAAATAAAGTTTTAGGCATTTCTCTTTGTGCAGTGGTTCTTATGACAGGACCTGTTTTTGCAAAGGAATTTAAAGATGTTACCAAAAACGGACCTTATGGCTGGGCTTATTCCTACATTGATGAGATGAGTGATAAGGGTGTAATTGAAGGATATCCCAACGGAAATTATGAACCGGATAGAGCAGTTAGTTTCGAGGAAGTTCTCCAATTGTTAAAGGGAGTTATGAACGCTCCTAAGGATGAACTTGACAGGGCTGTTGCAAAATACGGAAGCGATTTGACATATTATGGAGTTGCCGGATGGGCAAGAGATGCAGCTGCAATTGCAATAGAAAGAAATGTAATCACCATTGAAACAATTAAAGAAGCAAAGAGCAAAGGTTTTATCGATCAAGATAATATAGTTTATCCCGATAGAAATACTATTGCCGTATATTATGCAAGAGCGTTAAATCTTTCTGCAAATGGGGATGAATCTTATTTAAGACATGATGATAAAGATAGGATTCCAAGTGGCACCAGAGGATATTTAGCATCTCTTGTAAAGGAAGGTATATTTGCCGCAACGGGTTCTGACGGAAAATTTGAAGGAACAAGACACATAAGAAGATCTGAAATGGCAAAAATCACAAAACTTTCCTACGATTATGCCAGAACTGCAAATCTGAGCCAAGAAACTAAGACTATAACAGGAAAGGTTATATTGTCCACTAATTTAAATAATCTCGATACAATAATAATTGAAAGCGGTACTTCAAGATATCAATTCAGAGTTAATTATAGTACTGAATATAAAATGAACAATCAAACTGCGAAGTTCAGCGATATCAAGCCTGATCAAGAAGTAAAGATAACATATGTAACGACATCTGACAAAATGTCTGAGGGAGTTGCAAAAAAAGTTGAAATAACAAATAACATAAGTGATTTAATAGGTTATGTTGCTGGAAAATCCTACAATACTATAAAGATAAATTATGCTACTGATTCTAAGAATATAGATTTTTCAAAGGATCAAAAAATAAGTACAAATCAAACTAAGGATTTTGAATTTACCAATGATGCAAAAATTTACAAACTTGGAAGATCGATTTATGCAAATGACATTCAAATTGATGATTTAATTGAATTCAAGACCGATAGCTTAGGAAAGATAAAAGAAGCTGTTCTTTATCCAAGAAACGGAAGGGTTTCAGGAACTGTAGTAAGTGTTACGACGAGTACAAATAACAATGTAAGAGAAAGCATTAAGCTTAGATTAGATGACGGAAAAGACTATGTGTTTTACGGAAATTATCCGACATATAATAGCTGGGGTTACAATACCTTATTTAATAATTTAAGATATGGAGATAGAGTAAATTTCAATACAAATTACAAGTTAGTAACAAATTCAAGTAATACTGAAAATACGATTACAGGACAAATAATAGACTCCTATTCCTATGCGGTGAAAAGATATGATGGGACTACAGGAGAATTAAGACTTAGAGAGAATAATTATAGCAACTATAAAACATATTATTTCACTGACAGAACAAATTATAGATTAGCGAACAATTTAATGCTTAACAATCCCAGTATAGAAAATTTAAGAGGGGTTACCGTAACGTTGGTTTTAGATGGAGATAGGATAGTTGAAATAAGAGATATAGGCAATCAAAAAAATTTTGATGCTATCGCTCAAATTATAAATGTAGAAACAAATAATCCTTTTGGCTCATTTGTATCAAGAACATATAGAATCAAGATAATAAATGACAACAATCAATCAGGCGGAGTTAAAGATGGAGATACATTCTATTTTAGTACTGAAAGAGCTTTTAATAAATATGACATCATAAGAATCACAGGTCTAAGGGAAAATGACGACTTAAAAGATGTTAGTATTAAACTAATTGATGATAGAAGATTCTCTGAATATTTCGGAAAATACTATTATAATTTCTATTAA
- a CDS encoding Copper amine oxidase domain protein (Copper amine oxidases catalyse the oxidative deamination of primary amines to the corresponding aldehydes, while reducing molecular oxygen to hydrogen peroxide. These enzymes are dimers of identical subunits, each comprising four domains. The N-terminal domain, which is absent in some amine oxidases, consists of a five-stranded antiparallel beta sheet twisted around an alpha helix. The D1 domains from the two subunits comprise the 'stalk' of the mushroom-shaped dimer, and interact with each other but do not pack tightly against each other; Family membership), whose amino-acid sequence MKLKEKVILIITLLLLIIPFTVSAEEYELKLWVNGNYIESDVAPFIENGRTLVPVRIISENLGYHVEWNEEKQQVVIAETEGLEVKKTILLEIGKTDVIVGDGRTGNAEIAVLDVPPKIINSRTFVPIRFIAEQFGQNVDWDEDNKTAIVGKGYATSSIVEAPIIPLTASTIAQEQPEPNSNTTVVITNPKDNLTVSPYPDKLIKGNINSKGVKIYHCPGQRDYKKTVIDESKGERWFATEADAVNAGWRKAQQNKII is encoded by the coding sequence ATGAAGTTAAAAGAAAAAGTAATATTGATTATAACACTTTTGTTGCTAATAATCCCCTTTACAGTAAGTGCAGAAGAATACGAACTTAAACTTTGGGTCAACGGCAATTATATTGAGTCGGATGTAGCGCCCTTTATTGAAAATGGAAGAACCTTAGTGCCCGTTAGAATAATATCTGAAAATTTAGGATACCATGTTGAATGGAATGAAGAAAAACAACAAGTAGTTATAGCGGAAACTGAAGGTTTAGAGGTTAAGAAAACAATCTTATTGGAAATAGGAAAAACTGATGTTATAGTAGGAGATGGAAGAACTGGAAATGCTGAAATTGCAGTTCTTGATGTGCCACCTAAGATAATAAATTCAAGAACTTTTGTTCCTATAAGATTTATAGCAGAACAATTTGGTCAAAATGTGGATTGGGATGAAGATAACAAAACCGCTATAGTCGGAAAGGGATATGCTACTTCTTCCATTGTGGAAGCTCCGATTATTCCTTTAACCGCTTCGACAATAGCGCAAGAGCAGCCTGAACCTAATTCCAATACCACAGTAGTTATTACAAACCCAAAGGATAATTTAACTGTAAGCCCTTATCCCGATAAATTAATAAAAGGAAATATCAACTCTAAGGGTGTAAAAATTTACCATTGTCCCGGTCAAAGAGACTATAAAAAAACAGTAATTGATGAATCCAAGGGAGAAAGATGGTTTGCAACGGAAGCAGATGCAGTAAATGCCGGTTGGAGAAAAGCGCAACAAAATAAAATAATATAA
- a CDS encoding hypothetical protein (High confidence in function and specificity), with the protein MQLQEEMTKRLKNVVFIELKNDVKIKDITIEKNTPLPIIFNNLIKSIKLKEVDEKISLDKINHAIIYLLGIDKNFKDKEKYLEILKHTIKDEKKLISYMSYKAIKAKSFIDAYIYLNFYKNFMEQDNELEFKRANVMESIYNENYTKMNEEEQRGFLNEITKIYEEILQKDEEFSLAYYRLGFIYRNMQQFIKSKLYFEKFMELYSEDEQELKEEVRESLKELEDYADIESAKTYLAYGKFDKAYEFLKKVSNLYPNKGELHYLLSLNEYNLDIMDKAMENIEKAIYYDENDDRFYNQKALCQLKNLDIKGAIETYKKGLSYMSESYLLNYNLGILLYNQNEEEYKEYFRKAYKINPSDELKALIEN; encoded by the coding sequence ATGCAATTACAAGAAGAAATGACTAAACGATTAAAAAATGTGGTCTTTATAGAGTTAAAAAACGATGTAAAAATAAAAGATATAACCATTGAAAAAAACACACCTCTGCCCATAATATTCAATAATTTGATTAAATCTATAAAACTTAAAGAAGTCGACGAAAAAATAAGCTTGGACAAAATAAATCACGCAATAATTTATTTATTAGGAATTGATAAAAATTTCAAAGATAAAGAAAAATATTTAGAGATATTAAAGCACACGATAAAAGATGAGAAAAAACTTATTTCCTATATGAGTTATAAAGCGATCAAAGCAAAAAGTTTTATAGATGCTTATATTTATTTAAATTTCTACAAAAATTTTATGGAACAGGACAATGAATTGGAATTTAAGAGAGCCAATGTAATGGAGAGCATTTATAATGAGAACTATACAAAAATGAACGAGGAAGAACAAAGAGGTTTTTTAAATGAAATCACAAAAATATACGAAGAAATTTTACAAAAAGATGAAGAGTTTTCTCTCGCATATTACAGGTTGGGATTTATTTACAGAAACATGCAACAATTCATAAAATCAAAATTATATTTTGAAAAATTTATGGAATTATACTCAGAAGATGAACAAGAACTCAAGGAAGAAGTTAGAGAAAGCTTAAAAGAACTTGAAGACTATGCTGATATCGAATCTGCAAAGACATACCTGGCCTATGGCAAATTTGATAAAGCCTATGAGTTTTTAAAAAAAGTATCAAATTTATATCCCAACAAAGGTGAGCTGCACTACCTGTTGAGTTTAAATGAGTATAACTTAGATATTATGGACAAGGCGATGGAAAACATAGAAAAGGCCATATATTACGATGAAAACGATGACAGATTTTACAATCAAAAAGCACTATGTCAACTTAAAAACTTAGATATCAAAGGAGCTATAGAAACATATAAAAAAGGATTATCCTATATGAGTGAGAGTTATTTACTAAATTACAACCTGGGAATTCTCCTCTACAATCAAAACGAAGAAGAATATAAAGAATATTTTAGAAAGGCTTATAAGATAAATCCGAGCGATGAACTTAAAGCCTTAATAGAGAATTAA
- a CDS encoding membrane protein (High confidence in function and specificity) — protein MIEDILAVYKKTLKITIKKLSGNPVFLIIPLLYSVALNTSHIIIGYLGIPGSGFIVPIIYSLILSSYFELLSDLNFYNRISFRSFKSSFTKNFFTIYSVYFVMMIIKFLTRPLPMQIAIAVIIYFLLNAISESIYIKGKSYVDAYTYTISFMSENFIHWSISVLAYILVVSLLTQTVGYTIFQFSNNFISSLTGIEVGIFEMANSSIDSILRILLIQVITAVYVLFRGSLFTILSSSTMRKRKYMGEF, from the coding sequence ATGATAGAAGATATATTGGCAGTTTATAAAAAAACTTTAAAAATTACGATTAAAAAATTATCGGGAAATCCGGTGTTTTTAATAATTCCGTTACTTTATAGCGTAGCGTTAAATACATCCCATATAATAATAGGATACCTGGGTATTCCGGGGAGCGGATTTATTGTTCCGATAATTTATTCCTTGATTTTATCCAGTTATTTTGAGCTACTTTCGGATTTAAACTTTTACAATAGAATATCCTTTAGAAGTTTCAAATCATCTTTCACTAAAAATTTTTTTACTATTTATTCTGTTTATTTTGTGATGATGATAATTAAATTTTTGACACGCCCATTACCTATGCAAATTGCAATAGCAGTGATTATTTATTTTCTTTTAAATGCCATAAGTGAAAGCATTTATATAAAAGGGAAGTCTTATGTAGATGCATACACATATACAATTAGTTTTATGAGTGAAAATTTCATACATTGGAGCATATCTGTTTTAGCGTATATTTTGGTAGTTTCACTTTTAACACAGACTGTCGGATATACGATATTTCAATTTAGCAATAATTTTATAAGTTCACTTACGGGCATTGAAGTAGGAATCTTTGAAATGGCAAACAGCTCTATAGATTCAATACTTAGAATTTTGTTAATTCAAGTGATAACAGCTGTATATGTATTGTTTAGAGGATCTCTTTTTACTATTTTAAGTAGTAGTACTATGAGAAAAAGAAAATATATGGGGGAATTTTAA
- a CDS encoding copper amine oxidase N-domain protein (High confidence in function and specificity) — protein MKKFIDKLFLLMTIAILSNVFFNFNIFANELLIEEEIAPGVFRQEYNVNYADKNTRVNLIKIDLNNPYVEISVVAGSGKYTNKATVSEMAKRTDATALVNGDFFNTLLQGSPEGPSIVDGKLQTSPVEYIGLYSLGITDDNTASIEEIDFSGTVTAKNGNSFKLDSLNKSYYWYEPTGEYSHQDKLNLYNDFWASKSRGDKKNSEVLVSANGIVEQISEGKNFDFPVPDGKFIIQADGKGYEFIKNNINLGDQISINYNITPNKNYKFLIGGHALLVDNSAAVEYTKDINVLGGVRARTAAGISADGKTLFIVSAEGKTKRSAGLSLGNLSDFMVQMGVYRAVNLDGGGSTTMVLKELGDFDRTRVINPEKNAAERKVVNGIGIYNKAPDSNNMIGVKIDGPSTLLVGQSGEYKLKSAWNEFLKPLSIDNINYSLSSSNENLGIFSGNYYLPLKEGTTDIVLTTDSGITGIKKVNVVGFDKIKDLKISLDSIKVSDGSVIFPTTTAVLENKEECILSPKVLKYEIDNFDYNIDENGNIIINSLNSNKSATLKITAGEKSKTIKLYDANANIIKMKINETKYNINDEVFEMDTKPFIKDDRTLVPVRFIVEALKGEVNYDEENRIVNMVYNGKIIIIPIDDNKIVVNDEVIIMDTTAIIKDSRTFIPIRFVAESIGMIVDYDDLTREVTLIEDNINVE, from the coding sequence ATGAAAAAATTTATCGATAAACTTTTTCTTTTAATGACTATTGCAATTTTATCAAATGTTTTTTTCAACTTTAATATATTTGCAAACGAGTTGTTGATTGAAGAAGAAATCGCTCCAGGTGTTTTTAGGCAGGAATATAATGTTAATTATGCAGATAAAAATACAAGAGTAAACTTGATAAAGATTGATTTAAACAATCCCTATGTTGAAATTTCAGTTGTTGCAGGATCAGGCAAGTACACAAACAAGGCTACTGTAAGTGAAATGGCGAAAAGAACTGATGCTACAGCGCTTGTTAACGGCGATTTTTTCAATACGCTTTTACAGGGTTCTCCTGAAGGCCCATCCATTGTAGATGGAAAACTTCAAACCTCCCCCGTTGAATATATAGGATTGTATTCTTTGGGGATAACTGATGATAATACCGCATCTATCGAAGAAATAGACTTCAGCGGAACTGTAACGGCAAAAAACGGCAACAGTTTTAAACTGGACAGTTTAAACAAATCTTATTATTGGTATGAACCCACAGGCGAATATTCACATCAGGATAAATTAAATTTATACAATGATTTTTGGGCTTCTAAATCCAGAGGAGATAAGAAAAACAGTGAAGTATTAGTGTCCGCAAATGGGATAGTTGAACAAATAAGCGAAGGAAAAAATTTTGATTTTCCTGTTCCTGATGGCAAATTCATAATTCAGGCAGATGGTAAAGGTTATGAATTCATAAAAAACAACATAAATCTCGGAGACCAAATATCAATTAATTACAATATCACGCCTAACAAAAATTATAAATTCTTAATTGGAGGCCATGCTCTTTTGGTGGACAACTCAGCAGCTGTAGAATACACAAAGGACATAAATGTTTTAGGTGGAGTCAGAGCAAGAACTGCAGCCGGTATCTCAGCAGATGGCAAGACACTGTTCATAGTAAGTGCTGAAGGAAAAACTAAGCGAAGTGCGGGGTTGTCTCTTGGAAATTTGTCCGATTTTATGGTCCAAATGGGAGTTTACAGAGCAGTTAACCTGGATGGTGGCGGATCCACTACAATGGTTCTTAAAGAACTTGGTGATTTTGACAGAACAAGAGTTATAAATCCTGAAAAAAACGCAGCTGAAAGAAAAGTCGTAAACGGAATAGGCATTTACAACAAAGCCCCTGATTCAAACAACATGATCGGTGTAAAAATAGATGGACCTTCAACATTGTTAGTTGGCCAAAGTGGTGAATATAAATTAAAAAGCGCGTGGAATGAATTTTTAAAACCTTTGAGTATTGATAATATAAACTATTCTCTGTCAAGCTCAAATGAAAACTTAGGCATATTCAGCGGAAATTATTACTTGCCTCTTAAAGAGGGAACTACTGACATTGTTCTTACAACGGACAGTGGCATTACAGGCATAAAAAAAGTAAATGTTGTCGGTTTTGATAAGATAAAAGACCTGAAAATAAGTTTGGATTCTATAAAAGTTTCTGACGGTTCAGTGATATTTCCGACTACTACCGCTGTACTTGAAAATAAAGAAGAATGCATATTAAGCCCAAAAGTGCTGAAATATGAAATAGATAACTTCGATTATAATATTGATGAAAACGGAAATATCATAATCAATTCTCTCAACTCAAATAAATCTGCAACATTAAAAATCACAGCAGGAGAAAAATCAAAAACAATAAAGCTCTATGATGCCAATGCAAATATTATAAAAATGAAAATAAACGAAACAAAATACAATATAAATGACGAAGTTTTTGAAATGGATACAAAACCGTTCATTAAGGATGATAGAACTCTTGTACCTGTAAGATTTATAGTGGAAGCTCTTAAGGGTGAGGTCAATTACGACGAAGAAAATAGAATTGTAAATATGGTTTATAATGGAAAAATCATAATCATACCTATTGATGACAATAAAATTGTAGTAAATGACGAAGTGATAATTATGGACACAACCGCTATAATAAAAGACTCCAGAACCTTTATCCCCATACGTTTTGTAGCTGAGTCCATAGGCATGATCGTTGATTATGACGATTTAACAAGAGAAGTGACCCTTATTGAAGATAATATTAATGTAGAATAA
- the braG gene encoding High-affinity branched-chain amino acid transport ATP-binding protein BraG (ABC-type branched-chain amino acid transport systems, ATPase component [Amino acid transport and metabolism]; High confidence in function and specificity) produces MLSVKNLNVFYGNIHALKGVDLEVNDGEIVSLIGANGAGKTTTLQSISGLLPIKEGSICFEDQDLTKVKSHNITRLGIAQVPEGRRIFTGLSVLDNLKLGAFIIKDKSHIEEDISKIYERFPILKERKNQLAGTLSGGEQQMLAMGRALMSKPKLILLDEPSMGLSPIFVEKIFDVIKDLKKDGVTILLVEQNANIALSISDRTYVLETGRIVNSGLSSDMINDASIKAAYLGA; encoded by the coding sequence ATGCTAAGCGTTAAAAACTTAAATGTTTTTTATGGGAACATACATGCTTTAAAAGGAGTTGACTTAGAAGTTAACGACGGAGAAATAGTAAGTCTTATAGGAGCTAATGGAGCAGGAAAGACTACTACTCTTCAAAGTATTTCCGGGTTATTGCCGATTAAAGAAGGCTCTATTTGTTTTGAAGATCAAGATCTTACTAAAGTAAAATCACATAACATCACAAGACTTGGAATTGCACAAGTTCCTGAAGGAAGAAGAATATTTACGGGCCTTTCAGTTTTAGATAATTTAAAACTGGGAGCTTTTATTATCAAAGATAAATCTCATATAGAAGAAGATATTTCAAAAATTTATGAAAGATTCCCTATTCTTAAGGAAAGAAAAAATCAACTTGCAGGAACTTTATCCGGCGGGGAACAGCAAATGCTTGCCATGGGTAGAGCCCTTATGAGTAAACCGAAATTAATTTTGTTGGACGAACCTTCCATGGGGTTATCTCCAATATTTGTAGAAAAAATTTTTGATGTAATTAAAGACCTAAAAAAAGATGGAGTAACTATTCTTCTTGTTGAGCAAAATGCAAATATTGCTCTTTCTATTTCTGATAGGACCTATGTACTGGAAACAGGTAGAATAGTCAATTCAGGACTTTCGTCAGATATGATAAATGATGCGTCTATAAAAGCGGCTTATTTAGGAGCATAA
- the livG gene encoding High-affinity branched-chain amino acid transport ATP-binding protein LivG (Component of the high-affinity branched-chain amino acid transport system; High confidence in function and specificity) — protein MSNSVLVCENVGINFGGLQAVSNFNLEIKQKELLGLIGPNGAGKTTVFNMITGVYSPTEGDIYLNGNRINGIKPYKLVEYGIARTFQNIRLFGYLSVLDNVKIACNKDMKYSITQGMLRTKGYWSEEYEINTRAMEILSIFNLDKYKQFSANSLSYGDQRKLEIARAMATKPSLLLLDEPAAGMNPIETEELMKTIRLIRDKFGITILLIEHDMKLVLGICERLMVLNYGKILAEGNPTDVINNQKVINAYLGTGAV, from the coding sequence TTGAGTAATTCAGTATTAGTATGCGAAAATGTCGGTATCAATTTTGGAGGACTCCAAGCTGTTTCAAATTTCAATCTTGAAATAAAGCAAAAAGAATTATTAGGTCTTATAGGTCCTAACGGAGCCGGGAAAACGACAGTTTTTAATATGATTACCGGAGTATATTCTCCCACAGAGGGCGATATTTATTTAAACGGAAACAGGATAAATGGGATAAAACCTTATAAGCTTGTGGAATATGGAATTGCCAGGACCTTTCAAAATATTCGTCTTTTTGGATATTTATCTGTACTTGATAACGTGAAAATAGCTTGCAATAAGGATATGAAATATTCTATAACTCAAGGAATGCTCAGAACTAAAGGATATTGGAGTGAAGAGTATGAAATAAATACAAGAGCGATGGAAATTTTGAGTATATTTAATTTAGATAAATATAAACAATTTTCTGCAAATTCTTTATCCTATGGCGATCAAAGGAAACTTGAAATAGCAAGAGCTATGGCAACAAAACCGTCTTTATTATTATTGGATGAACCTGCTGCAGGGATGAATCCTATAGAAACAGAAGAATTGATGAAGACAATCAGGCTTATAAGAGATAAATTCGGAATAACAATTTTATTAATTGAACATGATATGAAACTTGTTCTGGGTATTTGTGAACGACTTATGGTTTTAAATTATGGTAAAATATTGGCTGAAGGAAATCCTACCGATGTAATAAATAATCAAAAGGTTATAAATGCTTATTTAGGAACGGGGGCTGTATAA
- a CDS encoding amino acid or sugar ABC transport system, permease protein (ABC-type branched-chain amino acid transport system, permease component [Amino acid transport and metabolism]; High confidence in function and specificity), giving the protein MTRQKRGMYILTVILLALLYLLLFLLNKFGILNKYFLSVLRLACINIILAVSLNITVGNLGQITLGHAGFMSIGAYTAALFSQAELVPGIPGYIVGLILGGTLACIIGIGIGIPALRLKGDYLAIVTLAFGEIIRVLIEYFDFTGGAQGISGISKMQNFGIIYIITAISVAAMYSTMTSRHGRAVLAIREDEIAAESSGINVTYYKTFAFALSAFFAGVAGGIYAHNIGVIGAKVFDYNRSFDILVMVVLGGMGSFTGAVISSTVLTITPEILRQFADYRMIIYSIVLIIMMIFRPEGLLGRKEFSLTGFVKSISKQGDNIFKKKRGETS; this is encoded by the coding sequence ATGACTAGACAAAAACGTGGAATGTATATTTTAACAGTTATTTTACTTGCACTGTTATATTTACTGTTATTTTTGTTAAATAAATTCGGAATACTGAATAAATATTTTCTTTCTGTACTTAGACTTGCGTGTATCAATATAATACTTGCTGTTTCTCTTAACATTACTGTTGGAAACTTGGGTCAAATTACTCTTGGACACGCTGGGTTTATGTCAATTGGAGCCTATACTGCAGCTCTGTTTTCACAAGCTGAACTTGTTCCGGGTATTCCGGGATACATAGTAGGCTTAATTTTAGGTGGAACACTTGCCTGCATCATAGGTATAGGCATAGGCATTCCTGCTCTTAGACTTAAGGGAGATTACTTGGCAATTGTAACATTAGCCTTTGGAGAAATAATAAGGGTTTTAATAGAATATTTCGACTTTACGGGCGGAGCTCAAGGTATCAGCGGAATTTCAAAAATGCAAAATTTCGGAATCATATATATAATTACGGCGATTTCTGTAGCTGCGATGTATTCTACAATGACATCAAGGCATGGCAGAGCTGTTTTAGCCATAAGAGAAGATGAAATTGCCGCCGAAAGCTCAGGAATTAATGTAACATATTATAAAACCTTCGCCTTTGCGCTATCGGCTTTTTTCGCAGGTGTTGCAGGAGGGATTTATGCACACAATATTGGAGTAATTGGAGCTAAGGTATTCGATTACAACAGGTCCTTTGATATATTGGTAATGGTAGTATTAGGCGGGATGGGTTCTTTTACAGGAGCGGTAATTTCATCCACTGTTTTAACTATAACTCCTGAAATTTTAAGACAATTTGCAGATTACAGAATGATCATATACTCTATTGTCCTTATAATCATGATGATTTTCAGACCGGAAGGTCTTTTAGGAAGAAAAGAATTTTCTCTTACAGGTTTTGTTAAATCAATTTCAAAACAAGGAGATAATATTTTTAAAAAGAAGAGAGGTGAAACATCTTGA